AGTTGCTTTCCCTGAGCAGGATGGGAGCCCCCCTGGCCTCAGAGTGACTGTGAGAGGAGGAAACTTTGCCTAGTGGCATTTCCAGAGGGCTCCTCTGTGCTCCAGTGTAGTCAAGGCCAGACTGATCACTGCTATATTCCCTCCCTAGGTGATGCTGGGAGGTTCCTGGTTACAGACACTGGAGGCGAGTGGCTGTGTCTTATCTCAGGAGCTGTTTCAACAGCGGGCCCAGGAAGCAGCTGCCACACAATTAGGACTGAAGGAACTGCCGAGTCACTGCTTGGTCCATCTACACAAGGTAAGTTGGGATAAACTTCCCTCAGCTCTTCACTGAAGACCTTGAAAACAGGGACTGGAACATTTGTCACTGTATGTCAGCCAAGGCCTAAGACATCAATAATAAACTTTTCCCTgcatcctctcctctcttctcagaACTCCATCCCCCAGTATACACTAGGTCACTGGCAAAAACTAGGTAAGTTGGGAAAACAGCTGGGCTGAGGAGGGCCAAGGGCATCAGACCCCCAGCTATAACATTCCTTTCATCCTTTCCTTCCAGAGGCAGCTAGGCAATTCCTGGCTGCTCACAGGTTGCCCCTGACTCTGGCTGGAGCCTCCTATGAGGGGGTTGCTGTTAATGACTGTATAGAGAGTGGGCGCCAGGCAGCAGTCAGTGTCCTGGGCACAGAACCTAACGGCTGATCCCCAACTCCcactcatgaaaataaaaattgctggAGCTTGGCTTGGTCTGGCTGTTCTATCACCTATAGGCATAAGAATGCAGGGGAGCAAAGAGGCAAAGTGTGCCTGGGATGCAGAAAGTAAGAgcagatgcaagacaaagtcctttattagaaaatatatcaaaatccCAGCCCCCTGAGCCAGGACCAGAAGGGGGAGCTATTCCAGCATGGGCAGAAAATGCCTAGGGAGGGGCTTCCTTCACCAAACAACTTCCCGGGAAccataaatagaataaatattcaCAGAGGTCCCAGGAGAAGCCAGATCACTCTTCTCTCTATGGAAGAGGAAGGGGCTTGGGGTCCAGCCCTGCTCCTACCCTAGCGGCAGGGACTCCCAGGAATCGTCACATAAAATCATGACATCAAGGATTCACAGTCATAAGCCCTACAGGAGACCCTAGAGAGAGGGACCCCTCAGGTCTACGGGAGCCCAGCTCCAGTCCAGCAGTGAAGAGAGGCCCCTACCCCCTAGCACGGCACCAGAGTTCAGTTCCCCCGCATCCCTCTGAGAACAGTGAGGAGCTAAGGGTGGGGAGAATACAACCCCATGAATTCGGTTTCATGATTAAAGTAGGCAGGAAGGAGTCAGTGTGAACCTCGGAGGGCTGTGTGGTTGGCAGTAGGTGGAGGCCCAGGCCTGGATGGGGGCCGGCGTTGCAGCATCTCTTGACGGAAGGCTTGGGAGGAACCAGGTGGGTAACGGGGCCCAGAAGGAGCCCGAGGACCCCGCGGGTCAGTCCCAATGTCTGCTGTGATGTTGGTATAAAGAGGCCCCAGCTCTCGAGCCAGCAATTGGTATGTCAGTGAGTTCATCCCATCTTGCGTCCAGGAATTCTGGGTACGGACCAGGAGGTCAAATCTGAGGGTTAGAGGTTGGAGACTAAGACCCAGAAAAGAACAGCCAGAAATCTAGGGACCTTTAGAAGTTTCCTGGCTAGGGGTACAGAACCCTAAGAATTCAGTAACAATTCCCAGGCAGTCCTTCTTCCTACCTGTGGGGATTTTCCTCGTTGCCCTTATCTCCTCGGTGCTTCACCATCTTATAGTGTCCCACAGATGTGGGGGGCCGAGAGATCTTCATCCCAGCCAGGCGCACCCTATGGGAAAAGTGAGGGGATCATGGGGGATCCAGAGTAGAGGAAAGCAAGGAAGGGATTAAATGTTTCTGTACACAAAAAAACAACTATTACTcagtaggcaaaaaaaaaaaaaaaaaaaaaaaaaaaaaagcccaggacagaagtcaaacagaaagaagaaaatggctgAAGAGAATATAAAAGCTGGATGTATCCAAATCCTCAGGGCCCAGTGCCAGTCTCCCTAGGGTCTTCAAACAGTTGGCAAAGGTAGGTTTGTACCTACTCCCTTGGCTTCCTAAAGGGCTCCTAGGAGCTGCCCTTGCAGTCTAGGAAGGACGCGGAGAGAGGCCATTCTGTCAAAAGGATAAGAAAAGCCTGGGAGTTGCAGACCCAAGCTCAGCAATTCTTAGTTAGAATAGTGACTGAGCTACCCCAGCTTCTCTCCCACATCCCCCATGTTAAGAAAaaggtaggccaggtgcagtggctcacacctgcaatcctagcacttttggatgctgaggcagaaggatcacttgaggccaggagttcaagaccagcctgggaaaataacgagaccttgtctctagggggaaaaaaaaaaacaacgaaagaaaagaaaagggtagAGCCAGGTAATCAGGACCTTGAAAGAAACAAGCTTCACCTCTGACACACAGAAGCATGGAGTGCAGATGGCCTGGGAAGGAACTAGAAGCATACTTATGTATATTTACAATTCACTGGGTATTTCACACACATACAGAGGATGAAAATTCAGAGATGTCATCACAGAGGACACGGGGAACGGAGGCAATTGGTCCTGCATACCAAGCCCAAATATTCATACCACAGACATGAAATTGGGTCAGCTGAGGCTGAAGGTCAGAACGTTTCACATGCTAAAAATGAGTTGGCCCTGTGCCAGTGGCACAGGCCTCTTACAAAGTGATTCTGGGAACACAGAGCAGAGCCCCTCTCTCCTAACCCCATAGGAAGTGGTCTGGCTGGAActctagcagaaggcaagactAAACTGTCTCTGGGCCCCTTTCCAGTTCTGGAATCCAGCGATACTATTTCCTATTGATCTTACGTCCTCTCCCAAGAACAAACTAACCAGGAGACTGAAGGATGACACAATGGGCAGCAGCATGCAAGCCTGCTCTGGGTATCCTAAAAAGACTAAGGGAAAGGAATGGGCTCAGTGCAGGACCAGGGAGCTAAAGGTTAGTGTTGAAGGGATATGGCCAAAGGTGGTCTTAGAGGACAGGGATCCAGACTGGGGTCAGGAGGGAAGAAGTGGCAGGAAGTCTGACCTGGTAGCAATGTCATCATCCTCGCCACCCCAGCCCCAGTATTCATTGGGAAAGCCATTCATCTTCAGGTACTGGTCAGGAGTAAGCGCCGAGACTCCTCCGAAGTACTGGGGGTATGGGAGGCTAGGGAGAGAAAGATCCTTGCATGCCCCAAGTCTTCTGGGGAGATATCCCCAACCACAATCCCCTTGACTCTCCTCCTTCCACAGGATGGTAGGCTTCCCTGTTTCCCAGTACCCTTCCATGCCCTCTACCTGTATCCAAACTTGTTCATAGCAACAGCAACATGGCGGGGTCCCCGGGGGTCACACACATACAGATTGTGGTCATTTTCTGGCAAGAGGTCCACATCATGCAAGAACAGGCAGTCCCACTCTTCATCACGCAGGGCCTCTCGCACCCCAACATTGAGCAGTTTTGCCCTGTTAAATGTTCCATTTCCAGCCTAGAAGATAATGGAGGGGGACCAGACTATGTCTGTAGTGGCACAGAGAAGAGGAGGCTAAAGAATAAAAgtgaaggccgggcacagtggctcatgcctgtaatcccagcactttgggaggccaaggtgggcggatcacaaggtcaggagatcgagaccaccctggctaacacagtgaaaccccatctctactaaaaatacaaaaaattagctgggtgtgatggtgcacgctgtagtcccagctacttgggaggctgaggcaggagaatggtgtaaaacccaggaggcggagcctgcagtgagccgagatcgcgccactgcactccagcctgggcgacagagtaagatctcaaaaaaaaaaaaagaataaaagtgaaaagaGGGAAATCAAAGTGGGGTGGAAGGCAaggatctttttcatttttccacttAGTCATTTGACAAATCTTGCTTGTGTATTGATATGAGCCTGATACTTTGATGCTGCTGTCTAACATTTAATCCTGAAAATCGGCAACCAACAATGGTGTGGGTGGAACAGGTGGTATATTAGTTATCTTTTGCTCTTTCCTCATGTTAGATGTTTAAGCATCTTGCTCAGAGTCATACATGTTAACAAGTGAcggaactggccgggcgcggtggctcaagcctgtaatcccagcacttttggaggccgagatgggtggatcacgaggtcaggagatcgagaccatcctggctaacacggtgaaaccccatctctactaaaaactacaaaaaaaaaaaaaaaaactagccgggcgaggtggcagcgcctgtagtcccagctacccgggaggctgaggcaggagaatggcgtgaacccgggaggcggagcttgcagtgatccggccacagcactccagcctgggtgacagagcgagactccgtctcaaaaaaaaaaaaaaaaaaacaagtgacaGAACTAGAATTTTAGCCCTATTGTTTCCAATTCCAACTCTGCACAAGCCATTCAATAAAGGAAAAATCACAGAAGAGTGTAGGACAGTGGGAATAACCTAAGCAGATTAAGGGGAAGTATGGGACTAACAAATTTGGAAGAACAGTGCCAGGTGCTTCTCCACACTCTAACAGTCTGGCCCTCTTAAAATTATTCTAGGGACCCATTAGATGAAAGTGGAGTGGCATGTGCTTGAGGTTTCCTtagaagaaagaaagtcaaaaaGGTGGAGATTGGGGTACCTGGTGGATGACATAGATGCCATAAGCAAGCTGCTGGCGCTGCAAGAAGGGGTGCAGGTGGTAGAGCAACAGGCGCAGGTGGTGCTCCCGGGCACGATGAGGCACAATGATGGCTGTTCGGGAGCGGGGCTCACAACCTGCAGGGCGGTACCGGCCCCCTGGTTCTACCCGGGGATTCCGCTCCACAATCTCTGCCAGTGATGGCACTGGGCTAAAGGACACCGACACAGGACCCACTGTTGGGAAGGAATGGCAAGTAGAGGGATCAGacaggcaaagagaaaagaatcaaactaGGGTCTGGGAATACCTCTGGCACTGGCAGTCTGGTTCTGGGGCTTAGTTCTCAGGGCTCACTCACAAATCTCACATGCCTTGGATTCCCCATCACTGGGACAGCTCTACAAAGGCTGGAAGGTGCAGG
The genomic region above belongs to Piliocolobus tephrosceles isolate RC106 chromosome 1, ASM277652v3, whole genome shotgun sequence and contains:
- the B4GALT3 gene encoding beta-1,4-galactosyltransferase 3: MLRRLLERPCTLALLVGSQLAVMMYLSLGGFRSLSALFGRDQGPTFDYSHPRDVYSNLSHLPGAPGGPPAPQGLPYCPERSPLLVGPVSVSFSPVPSLAEIVERNPRVEPGGRYRPAGCEPRSRTAIIVPHRAREHHLRLLLYHLHPFLQRQQLAYGIYVIHQAGNGTFNRAKLLNVGVREALRDEEWDCLFLHDVDLLPENDHNLYVCDPRGPRHVAVAMNKFGYSLPYPQYFGGVSALTPDQYLKMNGFPNEYWGWGGEDDDIATRVRLAGMKISRPPTSVGHYKMVKHRGDKGNEENPHRFDLLVRTQNSWTQDGMNSLTYQLLARELGPLYTNITADIGTDPRGPRAPSGPRYPPGSSQAFRQEMLQRRPPSRPGPPPTANHTALRGSH